GTTTGTCTTCACGGTAAATGCTCAGGAATATTTTGCAGGACGCGGATATACCGAGAACCCCAAAAGATGCAAACACTGCCATATGAAGCACAAGCGGGAGAAGCGGAACGGTCATTCCGATATCACAATTATCGAGAAAATTGAACAGGACGATATCGGACGGCTTTACCCCGATTAAAAAAAACCCC
This window of the Candidatus Zixiibacteriota bacterium genome carries:
- a CDS encoding zinc-ribbon domain containing protein codes for the protein MMDSGFQPKFLICVECGEEFVFTVNAQEYFAGRGYTENPKRCKHCHMKHKREKRNGHSDITIIEKIEQDDIGRLYPD